One region of Cottoperca gobio chromosome 19, fCotGob3.1, whole genome shotgun sequence genomic DNA includes:
- the kctd17 gene encoding BTB/POZ domain-containing protein KCTD5 isoform X3, with amino-acid sequence MATTADDPREPEDVAALLTPRHGCLHNSNSNNNNNNNNKDSEAGETATASTTEPSGTASQSIGNGSVINPTGGNNGKWVRLNVGGTVFLTTRQTLLKEQTSFLYRLCQQQDLHSDTDDSGAYVIDRDPTYFGPILNYLRHGKLVYNKELAEEGVLEEAEFYNITPLIKLIKERIVERDSKATQQVPPKHVYRVLQCQEEELTQMVSTMSDGWKFEQMVNIGSSYSYGTEDQAEFLCVVSKELHSPGSGLATEQSHKTKPAELQEEEATKEEEEEEEEEAGRETTPNEWLRE; translated from the exons ATGGCAACGACAGCGGACGACCCGCGGGAACCGGAGGACGTCGCCGCGCTGTTGACACCCCGCCACGGCTGCCtacacaacagcaacagcaacaacaacaataacaacaacaacaaagacagcGAGGCGGGAGAGACCGCCACCGCCAGCACGACCGAGCCCAGCGGGACGGCGTCGCAGAGCATCGGTAACGGCTCTGTCATCAACCCCACCGGGGGGAACAACGGGAAGTGGGTCCGGCTGAACGTCGGCGGCACGGTGTTCCTCACGACGCGGCAGACCCTCCTCAAAGAGCAGACTTCGTTCCTGTACCGGCTGTGCCAACAGCAGGACCTGCACTCAGACACG gatgattcGGGAGCCTATGTGATTGACAGAGACCCCACCTACTTTGGACCCATCCTCAACTACCTGCGACACGGCAAACTGGTCTACAACAAGGAGCTGGCTGAAGAAG GTGTCCTGGAGGAGGCTGAGTTTTACAACATCACTCCGCTGATCAAACTGATCAAGGAGAGGATCGTGGAGAGGGACTCCAAAGCCACGCAG cagGTGCCCCCCAAGCATGTCTACCGAGTGTTGCAGTGCCAGGAGGAGGAGCTCACCCAGATGGTTTCCACGATGTCGGACGGCTGGAAGTTTGAGCAG ATGGTGAACATCGGCTCGTCGTACAGCTACGGGACAGAGGACCAGGCGGAGTTTCTGTGCGTCGTGTCCAAGGAGCTGCACTCCCCGGGGTCGGGGCTGGCTACAGAGCAGAGCCACAAAACCAAG CCGGCGGAgttgcaggaggaggaagccacgaaggaggaggaggaggaggaggaggaggaggcagggagagaaacCACACCAAATGAGTGGCTTAGAGAATGA
- the kctd17 gene encoding BTB/POZ domain-containing protein KCTD5 isoform X1 yields the protein MATTADDPREPEDVAALLTPRHGCLHNSNSNNNNNNNNKDSEAGETATASTTEPSGTASQSIGNGSVINPTGGNNGKWVRLNVGGTVFLTTRQTLLKEQTSFLYRLCQQQDLHSDTDDSGAYVIDRDPTYFGPILNYLRHGKLVYNKELAEEGVLEEAEFYNITPLIKLIKERIVERDSKATQQVPPKHVYRVLQCQEEELTQMVSTMSDGWKFEQVSVRACRKPRTGLLWTMVNIGSSYSYGTEDQAEFLCVVSKELHSPGSGLATEQSHKTKPAELQEEEATKEEEEEEEEEAGRETTPNEWLRE from the exons ATGGCAACGACAGCGGACGACCCGCGGGAACCGGAGGACGTCGCCGCGCTGTTGACACCCCGCCACGGCTGCCtacacaacagcaacagcaacaacaacaataacaacaacaacaaagacagcGAGGCGGGAGAGACCGCCACCGCCAGCACGACCGAGCCCAGCGGGACGGCGTCGCAGAGCATCGGTAACGGCTCTGTCATCAACCCCACCGGGGGGAACAACGGGAAGTGGGTCCGGCTGAACGTCGGCGGCACGGTGTTCCTCACGACGCGGCAGACCCTCCTCAAAGAGCAGACTTCGTTCCTGTACCGGCTGTGCCAACAGCAGGACCTGCACTCAGACACG gatgattcGGGAGCCTATGTGATTGACAGAGACCCCACCTACTTTGGACCCATCCTCAACTACCTGCGACACGGCAAACTGGTCTACAACAAGGAGCTGGCTGAAGAAG GTGTCCTGGAGGAGGCTGAGTTTTACAACATCACTCCGCTGATCAAACTGATCAAGGAGAGGATCGTGGAGAGGGACTCCAAAGCCACGCAG cagGTGCCCCCCAAGCATGTCTACCGAGTGTTGCAGTGCCAGGAGGAGGAGCTCACCCAGATGGTTTCCACGATGTCGGACGGCTGGAAGTTTGAGCAGGTCAGCGTGCGCGCCTGCAGAAAGCCCCGCACCGGACTGCTCTGGACT ATGGTGAACATCGGCTCGTCGTACAGCTACGGGACAGAGGACCAGGCGGAGTTTCTGTGCGTCGTGTCCAAGGAGCTGCACTCCCCGGGGTCGGGGCTGGCTACAGAGCAGAGCCACAAAACCAAG CCGGCGGAgttgcaggaggaggaagccacgaaggaggaggaggaggaggaggaggaggaggcagggagagaaacCACACCAAATGAGTGGCTTAGAGAATGA
- the kctd17 gene encoding BTB/POZ domain-containing protein KCTD5 isoform X2 yields the protein MATTADDPREPEDVAALLTPRHGCLHNSNSNNNNNNNNKDSEAGETATASTTEPSGTASQSIGNGSVINPTGGNNGKWVRLNVGGTVFLTTRQTLLKEQTSFLYRLCQQQDLHSDTDDSGAYVIDRDPTYFGPILNYLRHGKLVYNKELAEEGVLEEAEFYNITPLIKLIKERIVERDSKATQVPPKHVYRVLQCQEEELTQMVSTMSDGWKFEQVSVRACRKPRTGLLWTMVNIGSSYSYGTEDQAEFLCVVSKELHSPGSGLATEQSHKTKPAELQEEEATKEEEEEEEEEAGRETTPNEWLRE from the exons ATGGCAACGACAGCGGACGACCCGCGGGAACCGGAGGACGTCGCCGCGCTGTTGACACCCCGCCACGGCTGCCtacacaacagcaacagcaacaacaacaataacaacaacaacaaagacagcGAGGCGGGAGAGACCGCCACCGCCAGCACGACCGAGCCCAGCGGGACGGCGTCGCAGAGCATCGGTAACGGCTCTGTCATCAACCCCACCGGGGGGAACAACGGGAAGTGGGTCCGGCTGAACGTCGGCGGCACGGTGTTCCTCACGACGCGGCAGACCCTCCTCAAAGAGCAGACTTCGTTCCTGTACCGGCTGTGCCAACAGCAGGACCTGCACTCAGACACG gatgattcGGGAGCCTATGTGATTGACAGAGACCCCACCTACTTTGGACCCATCCTCAACTACCTGCGACACGGCAAACTGGTCTACAACAAGGAGCTGGCTGAAGAAG GTGTCCTGGAGGAGGCTGAGTTTTACAACATCACTCCGCTGATCAAACTGATCAAGGAGAGGATCGTGGAGAGGGACTCCAAAGCCACGCAG GTGCCCCCCAAGCATGTCTACCGAGTGTTGCAGTGCCAGGAGGAGGAGCTCACCCAGATGGTTTCCACGATGTCGGACGGCTGGAAGTTTGAGCAGGTCAGCGTGCGCGCCTGCAGAAAGCCCCGCACCGGACTGCTCTGGACT ATGGTGAACATCGGCTCGTCGTACAGCTACGGGACAGAGGACCAGGCGGAGTTTCTGTGCGTCGTGTCCAAGGAGCTGCACTCCCCGGGGTCGGGGCTGGCTACAGAGCAGAGCCACAAAACCAAG CCGGCGGAgttgcaggaggaggaagccacgaaggaggaggaggaggaggaggaggaggaggcagggagagaaacCACACCAAATGAGTGGCTTAGAGAATGA
- the kctd17 gene encoding BTB/POZ domain-containing protein KCTD5 isoform X5, protein MATTADDPREPEDVAALLTPRHGCLHNSNSNNNNNNNNKDSEAGETATASTTEPSGTASQSIGNGSVINPTGGNNGKWVRLNVGGTVFLTTRQTLLKEQTSFLYRLCQQQDLHSDTDDSGAYVIDRDPTYFGPILNYLRHGKLVYNKELAEEGVLEEAEFYNITPLIKLIKERIVERDSKATQQVPPKHVYRVLQCQEEELTQMVSTMSDGWKFEQVSVRACRKPRTGLLWTMVNIGSSYSYGTEDQAEFLCVVSKELHSPGSGLATEQSHKTKLFQIHGSRM, encoded by the exons ATGGCAACGACAGCGGACGACCCGCGGGAACCGGAGGACGTCGCCGCGCTGTTGACACCCCGCCACGGCTGCCtacacaacagcaacagcaacaacaacaataacaacaacaacaaagacagcGAGGCGGGAGAGACCGCCACCGCCAGCACGACCGAGCCCAGCGGGACGGCGTCGCAGAGCATCGGTAACGGCTCTGTCATCAACCCCACCGGGGGGAACAACGGGAAGTGGGTCCGGCTGAACGTCGGCGGCACGGTGTTCCTCACGACGCGGCAGACCCTCCTCAAAGAGCAGACTTCGTTCCTGTACCGGCTGTGCCAACAGCAGGACCTGCACTCAGACACG gatgattcGGGAGCCTATGTGATTGACAGAGACCCCACCTACTTTGGACCCATCCTCAACTACCTGCGACACGGCAAACTGGTCTACAACAAGGAGCTGGCTGAAGAAG GTGTCCTGGAGGAGGCTGAGTTTTACAACATCACTCCGCTGATCAAACTGATCAAGGAGAGGATCGTGGAGAGGGACTCCAAAGCCACGCAG cagGTGCCCCCCAAGCATGTCTACCGAGTGTTGCAGTGCCAGGAGGAGGAGCTCACCCAGATGGTTTCCACGATGTCGGACGGCTGGAAGTTTGAGCAGGTCAGCGTGCGCGCCTGCAGAAAGCCCCGCACCGGACTGCTCTGGACT ATGGTGAACATCGGCTCGTCGTACAGCTACGGGACAGAGGACCAGGCGGAGTTTCTGTGCGTCGTGTCCAAGGAGCTGCACTCCCCGGGGTCGGGGCTGGCTACAGAGCAGAGCCACAAAACCAAG CTGTTCCAGATCCATGGGTCCCGGATgtag
- the kctd17 gene encoding BTB/POZ domain-containing protein KCTD5 isoform X4, giving the protein MATTADDPREPEDVAALLTPRHGCLHNSNSNNNNNNNNKDSEAGETATASTTEPSGTASQSIGNGSVINPTGGNNGKWVRLNVGGTVFLTTRQTLLKEQTSFLYRLCQQQDLHSDTDDSGAYVIDRDPTYFGPILNYLRHGKLVYNKELAEEGVLEEAEFYNITPLIKLIKERIVERDSKATQVPPKHVYRVLQCQEEELTQMVSTMSDGWKFEQMVNIGSSYSYGTEDQAEFLCVVSKELHSPGSGLATEQSHKTKPAELQEEEATKEEEEEEEEEAGRETTPNEWLRE; this is encoded by the exons ATGGCAACGACAGCGGACGACCCGCGGGAACCGGAGGACGTCGCCGCGCTGTTGACACCCCGCCACGGCTGCCtacacaacagcaacagcaacaacaacaataacaacaacaacaaagacagcGAGGCGGGAGAGACCGCCACCGCCAGCACGACCGAGCCCAGCGGGACGGCGTCGCAGAGCATCGGTAACGGCTCTGTCATCAACCCCACCGGGGGGAACAACGGGAAGTGGGTCCGGCTGAACGTCGGCGGCACGGTGTTCCTCACGACGCGGCAGACCCTCCTCAAAGAGCAGACTTCGTTCCTGTACCGGCTGTGCCAACAGCAGGACCTGCACTCAGACACG gatgattcGGGAGCCTATGTGATTGACAGAGACCCCACCTACTTTGGACCCATCCTCAACTACCTGCGACACGGCAAACTGGTCTACAACAAGGAGCTGGCTGAAGAAG GTGTCCTGGAGGAGGCTGAGTTTTACAACATCACTCCGCTGATCAAACTGATCAAGGAGAGGATCGTGGAGAGGGACTCCAAAGCCACGCAG GTGCCCCCCAAGCATGTCTACCGAGTGTTGCAGTGCCAGGAGGAGGAGCTCACCCAGATGGTTTCCACGATGTCGGACGGCTGGAAGTTTGAGCAG ATGGTGAACATCGGCTCGTCGTACAGCTACGGGACAGAGGACCAGGCGGAGTTTCTGTGCGTCGTGTCCAAGGAGCTGCACTCCCCGGGGTCGGGGCTGGCTACAGAGCAGAGCCACAAAACCAAG CCGGCGGAgttgcaggaggaggaagccacgaaggaggaggaggaggaggaggaggaggaggcagggagagaaacCACACCAAATGAGTGGCTTAGAGAATGA